The DNA sequence AGGCAGGCTGGTGGTTTTGTGTGGCTTCATCGGTGAGACTCTGGCGTCGCTGACCAAACCATTCGCTATAGAGCACCAGATTATCCAGCAGTGCCAGGCTCAGCTCTGAGCCGAGGCTGGGTTGCCTGGTTTGATACAGAGAGCTCACCGTCATCGACAAATTGTTCCACGATGCGGGTGACGGAGCATACTTGATAAACACTGCATCCTGATTGTTAGTCCGCTCCAGCCCCAATCCCGCGACATCACTATTACTTGCCAGGGTGTCAGGTCTGGCGTGAAGATTTGGTCGGTAACCGAAACTCAATACGCTGCTGGTATCTAACCACACACCAACCAGCGCCACGCTTCCAAGACGGTCTTTACGTCGGTCGGCGGTGTCCAGACTTTCATAGATCACCTGACTATTGTTCTTGAACCAGTCTGTTGGATTAAAACCACTGGCCACGCCATTACGGATATTTGCGCGCCCGGCTAACCAACGCCAGGCGGGGGAAGGGGTGTAACTGAGCGCCAGAGACTGCACATCAAGGCGGATATTTTTCTCCGCCTGATAATGTTCACGGCTATTTACCTGAGTGCGTAACCGGGTGTTTACTTCAACACCGAAAGGGCCACTGATGTTACCCTGTCCATACAGACGGGCGGCAATGCGCCCGCTGATGATCGCTTTGTCAGCTTGTCGCCAGTCTGACATTCCCTGGCCCTTGAGTTCCAGATTAAACGGCCCTAAAGCATGCGCAGCCTGAGCTTCTGCGGCTTCCAGCGCCGATGAGGGCAGAACAGGAACATCGTCATCAGCCTGCGCAATCAGACAGCACAAGCCGATCGCCAGGGTGGTAAACAGTCTGAGCAGGTTCACTGGCCCCCCTGAGACGTGAAATGAGACAACCACTCCTTGTTGAACCACGAGAGTGGCAGCTCTTTTTCCTGATATTGACTCATTTGCATCAGCGTAATTTTATTGGGATTGAAGCCATCAGCAATCACCACCTCTGTCGGACGTATGCGATCAAACACCGGCTACCAGTTGCGATACCAGGCAACTTTCAGTAATTTTCCGCTATTGCCATAAAATTTTCCTTTCAGCGGTCGGTCGTTGGCCTTGTCTACCCAGAGTTCGACCTGTTTATAAGGCGCGAAATCGTTGATGGCGCTGAGCTGCAATTTCCATGCTGGACGGGCTGCGCGATCACCATCAGTCACTGTCTCTTCGCCAGCCAGCACGGCGGCATAGTCCAGTGTAAAGTTAGAGGTAATTACATCACCATTTGAGGCATTGCCGAGCAGTCGCTGACGGGGTGACATGCGTACTGATGCCTTGGATTTTGGATCATAAAACCATAGGATATTGTCGTTTCGTAACAGTAACTTGCCTCGGTCACTGGCAGGCTCGTCAATGTGAATAATGGTCAAAAACTGGCCACTGGCATTCTGACGTGAATGCGTTGTGACACGGTTCTGATCGGTCAGCTTGTTATTATCATATTGTTTTAGTGAAACGGTAACGACAAATGAAGTCTGTGGATTACGGATCAGGTCGGAGCGTTTCAGAATATCCTGTGCCTGATCGGCATGGACAGACAACGCGGCAAACAGGGCCAGCGTGCAAGTCAGTCGCCATGGTTTCAGTATTAGCTTAAGCATCGGACACCTCGGATAATCAGACATGATGGATAGCTGAAATAATATTCATGCGTGAGGCTTTATAGGTTGGCCAAATAGCAGCGATCACCGAAAGCGTGAACAGGAAGAGCATAATACCCAGCGCCAGTTGTGGGTTTTCCAGAATCATCAGGTTGATGGTGATCGGGGTTGCGTTGCTCGGTGGCGTCCAGCTGATATTCATACTGTTGATGATCATGCTGATGATCAGAGTGAGGCCCAGGGCGGTAAGGACACCAAATAATCCCATTAGCGCACTTTCTGCCATAAACATGCGCATAATGAAACTGCGGCGAAAGCCCATTGCCCGGATGGTGCCTATTTCTCCAACACGTTCCATTACGGTGAGATTGATAGTGTTGGTAATGGTAAAAATAATGACGATAGCCAGAAACAACGACACCACACCAAAGATAATGGTAAACATGGCAAAGATGCGATCGAATGAAGGATCGACTTCGTTGAAGCGGAAAACTTCCAACTGCATGCCACTGTCATTGAGAGCCTGTTGAATCTGCTGTTTAACCTGCTCCACCTGATTAGGATCATTGAGTTGAACCATCATCACCGTGGCACGAGGCTGCTGGCTGTATAATAATTCGCGGGCGAGATCGAAATGCATCATCACAAACGCATTATCTAATGCGCGTTGTGCCTGAGGTTGTGCCTGATTAACATAGACGCTGACAATATTCGGTGCGCCTTCTGTGCTGGCCGCCAGCAGGTTTACCTGTGCACCTTTATCGCTGTCTGTTTGTTGGCTAAGCTGCTCTTTATCCTCGCGGGTCATCAGAGCACTGATATCCATCTGTTCGGTCGAGACAACTTTTTTCAGTAATGGCGGATCTTCACAGGCTGGGATGTTTAATGGTTTGCACAAACCGAGCAGCCGGGCCATACCGACGCCAACGATAGCCCCATCATGTTGTTCTGGTTTCAGACCTGTTGGCGGCGTAGAAACATTCACATGCCAGCCATCCCAGAGGCGCATTTTGTCAACGTCCTGAGGAATAACACCCCGTCCGAGGAAGGTTTTACTGTTGTCGGTTGACACCACGCCGGCGATACCTGCCAGCGAGATTTGCGGTGTAATCACCGAGATCTGTTTTTTCAGCTCAGGATCACCCAGCAACAGCGCGGTCACCGCCTGATAGTTGTTGATGGTGTAATTATCCGGATCTGCTGCACCATATTTCAGATAGCCTTGCTGATAGATCTGTAGCTGCCCCTGCTCCTGGATCATACTGGTTTACACACCAAAATAGATAGAGGTGACAAAGCCGCCAAACAGCATCATTGCCAGCCCGCCAATGCCAATCGAGGTAATAGTAATGACCGAGCGTCGGCCGTTTTTCAGCAGGTTGCGAAGTGCGATCGACCAAATCATTGCAGACCTCCAATATCCTGTAATTTTCCATCCACAATGTGAATTAATCGGCCTGACTCGCTGAGCAGATTTTCGTTGTGAGTACAGATAACAAAGCTGGTATCGAACTGCCGACGCATATCGAGCATCAAATGGATTATTTCATCTGACGTGGCTGAATCCAGGTTAGCTGTCGGTTCGTCAGCAATCACCAGAGCCGGGGTTGTGACCAGTGCGCGGGCAATCGCCACACGCTGGCGTTGCCCACCACTGATTTCACCGAGACGACGATTGATGTAGTCTTTCAATCCGACTGATTCCAGATAGTACTCGGCCTTTTCTCGTCGTTCCTGTCGCGAAAGCTTGTGACGCAGTAAGGGAAATTCAACATTTTCACGCACAGACAGCACCGGGATAAGGTTAAAAGATTGAAAAATAAAACCAATATGCCGTGAGCGGAAATCAGCAGCCTGATTGTCATTCATTGCCAACACATCCTGGCCCAGAATGGTGATTTTTCCTTCATCCGGTTTATCCAGCATGCCGAGCATATTCAGAAATGTGGACTTACCACTGCCTGATGGACCATAAAAAAAAGTTATTTCTCCCTTGGGGATCGCGCATTCGGCCTTATTTATTGCCGTAAACTGATAACCATCCATGTTGTATTTTTTTACAACCGCATCGAATAAGGCAATATTGCCATCATTAGCCCAGCGCGGAAGGTGAGTTGCTGTTGTAACTGATGAGGTATTTACAGGGCTCATCGTGGATTCCCTTTTCTATTTTGGTTTCTCTATTAGAAAGCGCGCCACAGACTAATGCAATGAATATACAATGATGTTAAATAGCAAAATAATAAAAAAACCTGTGCTTTTTTGTTTTCTTTATCATTTATTTGTTCTTTTTTGTGATTTATTGTCATATTCAAAATGGCTCAGAAAAACAAAGTGTCATTCTGATTGCTTGTACATGCTGTGAATGGCGTTTTTTTTAATATTAGATATCAGAATCCCCTTGTTGTAGATATTTTTTGTGATAGTTGAACATGGAAATGAATACATAGTGATGTTTATTTTAATTACACTGATGAACTTCAATTAAACTTTTTAATTAATTTTTAGTGCGGCAATCCGATTAATGATTTTTTTGTCTGTGCAGAAAATAGAAAATGATGGCGGTTTAACTTTATTATGATGGAAAGCATTGTGATTACCGGAGCGACAACTCATTTGCAACAACAGACATGCCAGCAGAACGCAGCTGGCAGCGTCGGTAAAAGCATCACTTTTCCTTATACAGATACCGTTGAACGTAAACGTCAGACACCTGCATCAAACATGCTATTACATCTGTGTCAGCAACTCTTTCTGCAAACCGGAGTAGAGGATGCTGCGATGTTCGGTGCGCAGACAGGCCTCGTTTCCGGGGCATATTATGGTTGTATGAGCATCACTCAGGGTATTTTGACTGCGCTACGACAGAAAGGACCTCGTGGTGTCGATGCCATTGAGTTTGCCAAGTCTACCCATAGCTTCCCGCTGTCGGCTGCCAGCATTGAATTCGCCCTGTTGGGGCCTGCTGCCGCAGTGGTGTCAGGAGAACTGGCTTCTCTCGAAGCGTTAATCATGGCCCGTGACTGGCTGTTGGCCGGGCGATGTCAGCGGGTAATTGTCGTGGGGTATGAGTATCTTTCGCCACTGCTGCATACCCACTTACCGCATATCGGTGGTGATGCAGACTATAGCGATAACATGAGCGTGGCGCTACTGGAAACTAAAGCCAGCGCGCTGTCACGAGGTGCGCCAGTACTTGCAGAACTGATTCGTCTCAGGCGATTTTCCGGCCCACTGGCAAATATGGCCAGACAATGGGGAACTGCGATACAGCAGATTGAACTCGGGAATGAAGCATGCCGATTTTTATCAGCGAGCACCCTCCAGGCCGATGCGGTGACACTTGAACAGGCCGTTGCCGAAAATTGCAAATCCAGTCAACTGGCTCTGCGTTCTGAAATGCAGCGTTTTTTAGGTGCAACCACGGTGATGCAACTGGTTGCTTCACTTAATGCGCCCACAGCGTGCGAATGGGTATTGAACAGTTTTGCACCCGGAGGTGGAGGGATGATCCATTTGCGTAAGGAAACGTTATGAAGCAAAAAATAAATCAAAGGACGGTCGCAGTCACGGGCATGGGAACGCTGACCCGTGAGGCTATCGGCCTGTCCGCCTTATGGCTTCATTTGCTTGAAGGGGGGGCATTGCCCAAAAAACCCACGCACTTCAATGGTAGCGTATTTCGATCGCAACACACCTATTCTGTTGATCCACAAGCACTGTGGCAGCAGGCATTGAGCAGTTCATGGCCTGCTAACGCCGCGCTCTATCAACGTTTGCCATGTGCCGGTTACGGTTGGCTGGCTGCACGTGAAGCTATGCAGCAGGCAGGTATCGATGATGCTCTTGCCCTGTCAATGGGGCTAAGTTTCGCCACAACCAGTGGCGGAACCATGGACAGTTTTGCTGCTAGTTAACAGGCTGATGATGCCCACTATGCCGCGCTTTCCGGTGCGGCCTGTCTACTGGCGGAGTTATTGTCTGCTGGTGGACCAGTGAGTGTATTTTCCTGTGCGTGTATCAGTAGTGTGGCGGCGTTCAGCCATGCTTTTGAACGTATCCGACAAGGCGATGTACCGTTGATGCTGGCAGGGGGATGCGATCAGATCCGTGAGGCCGATTTTGCCGGTTTCAACGCGTTGCGTGCTATCTCTCCTGATGCTTGCCGTCCGTTCGACTCTCAACGTAAAGGGATGGTTATGGGCGATGGGGCAGCGATGATGGTGCTGGAGGATCTTGAGCATGCTCTGGCTCGGGGTGCAAGGCCGCTGGCTATTTTCCGCAGCTGTGGACTGGCGTCAGATGGCCATCATTTGACGGCACCGATACCCGATGGACTGGTGAGGGCCATGCGGCAAGCTTTGGGGAGCGTGGATGATGAGATCCCCGGTTACATAAACTGCCATGGTACCGGTACCCAGGCCAATGATCATAGTGAGTTGCAGGCTATGCAGCAGATTTTTGGTGAGCAGGCCGGGCGACTGACAATCAGTTCCACGAAAAGCGGCACCGGGCATTTACTGGGTAGCGCTGGAGCTCTTGAGGCTGTGCTGTCGGTCAAAATCCTGCTTGAGCAACGCGTGCCGCCCATGAGCACTTGTCTCTCTCCCATCGCGGAGATGAACTTCCGCATGCCTGATACCACAGATTCATTATCTCTCAATACCAACATGGTGATGAGTAACTCTTTAGGTTTTGGTGGCCTGAATGGCAGTTTGATCTTTGCACGTTACCAGGGGCAATCGCCTCAACCATAAAAGGAAAAGCATCGAATGAAAGGGAGACAATCATGACCATGACCGAAGAGCAATTTACGGCGTTACTGACCGGTATTGAGGCTTGGATCGCGCCAATCAATCAGGGATGGTTAAAGGATGATCTGCAAGGTGAGTTTGGTCGCCATCGTTGGGAACTATTACAAGCCTGTGGTCTGACTGGCTTACTCAACAGTCAGCAGGCTGGGGGGCTGGGAATGAATGCGCCGCAAGTCGCGCGTTTTATGGCCCATTTAGGCGAGCATTGTCTGGACGGTGGTCTGACCTTCGCACTCTGCACGCATCTTTGCAGTACATCTCTGCCACTCGAAAGATTTGGCTCTGCCGCGTTGTGCGAGAAACTGTTACCCGATGTGATGGCGGGGAAGCGTATAGGAGCGCACGCCATTACTGAAGCCGGTAGCGGATCTGATGCTTTTGCTATGGCCACCTCTGCCCAGCGTGAAGCCGGTGGCTGGCGGCTTAACGGCACCAAAATATTTGTCTCCAATGGTCCGATTGCTGATCAGGTGGTCATCTACGCTTCTACAGACCGCCAGCGGGGCACACTGGGTGGATTCAGCGCCTTTTTGGTTGATGTACACACAGCTGGGATAGTGGTCGGGCCGGCCGCTCACAAAATGGGGCTGAAGACTTCACCACTGAGTGATATTTACCTTACGGATGTATTTGTGGATGACGCGCGGTTACTGGGTAAAGAGGGAATGGGGTTTGCCATCCTCGATTTTGTCATGAAATGGGAAGTGCTATGCGTCTTCGCGTGCCAGGCCGGTGAAATGCGACGTCGTTTGGCGCAATGCCTGAAACAGGCGAAAACACGAACTCAGTTTGGTCAGCCTGTCGGTAAAAACCAGGCAGTGGCTCTTCGTCTGGTCAATATGCATTTGCAGGTAGAAACGGCGCAGTACTGGCTGACAAGGGCGGCTGAGGCACTGCACAGTGGCAAGAATATCGCCGGAGAAATTGCTGCGGCCAAGCTGGTGATCAGTGAAAGTAATGTGGCAACCGCATTAGATGCCGTGACGCTGTTTGGCGGATCAGGCTATATGGCGAAAATGGGCATTGAAAAACAGCTGCGTGATGCAGTAGGCGGCGTGATTTACTCAGGTACTTCCGACATTCAGCGTAATCGTCTGGCAACGATGTTGGGATTATAAGCATGAGCCAGATATTACCTCAACAGATTGCTGACTGGGTGATGAATGCGCGTGATCCTCAGGCTACAGCGGTTATTTTTGGTGAAGAGACTTGTAGTTATCGGCAGTTGGCCGAGGGCGCTGCATTACTGGCATCTACGCTGCCACCACTCACAGCCGATAATCCTTATTGCGTGTTGGTGGTAAAAAAGGGATTGCTGCACTGCAGGCCGTGATGGGCATATTAAGCCTCGGCGGCTGTTATGTTCCGCTGGAGACGGATTATCCTGCGGAACGTTTGCAGATGGTACTGAAAACGTTATGCCCTAAAGTAGTGATCGTTGATAGCACCACCGAGGCGATGGTGCGTCCACTGGCTCAGGCACTGGGGGTGTGTATCGTGAATATTGACACCTTACCGGAAAGTGGCAAACCACACAGCCACCCTCTGCAGCAGCCGCTGGCGGCTATTCTTCATACATCAGGTTCTACAGGCCTGCCGAAATCGGTGTATATCGGTGCGGCACAGATCGAGGCATTTACCCGCTGGGTTGATGATGCTTTTCATCCGGAAGAGGGCGACAGACTACTCAACCATGCTCCACTGGCGTTCGACCTGACTTTCCTCGATCTTTTCGCGGTATTTCGCTGTGGTGCCACCTTGCTCTTAACGCGTGAAAATGAGGCAAACAGCGGAGTACGACTGAGTCAAATTTGCCAGCAACAGCACGCCACGTTGTGGCACTCAACCCCGACATCATTACGTTTACTGTTGGCCCACGACAGCCAGGCATGTTACCCGTCGATGCGTGCTGTGTTGTTTGCCGGTGAACCGATGCCGGGAGACTTGTTTGCTAAATTGATACCCCTCTTTCCCAATGCTGAGTTTTACAACGTCTACGGTAGCAGTGAAACCAATGACACCTTCTGTTATCACGTGCCCAAAATATCATTTACCGGCATCGTTCCGTTAGGCTACCCACTGGCATACACCGAATGGCGATTACTCGATGAGCAGCAACAACCGGTCAGCGCCGGACAGGCAGGCGAGTTATGGGTACATTGTCCAACGTTGATGTCAGGCTATGGTGACAAGGCATTAACCTACCAGGCATTTCGCCAGTTTGCAGGAAAACGATTCTTTCGTACGAATGACCGGGTACGCATGGATGAAAACGGGCTGTTTCATTTTATCGGGCGCTGTGACTGGATGGTCAAAGTGAATGGTTTTCGTGTTGACCTGCTGGATGTCGAGCAGACTGCTCTGCGCTGTGGCTGGCTCGATGAGGTGGTGGCGTTTATCGCTGAACGTGATGGCGAGCGTCAACTGGAAATTGCCGCTTACAGCGCTGTGCCTGAGAGCACGATGAAATTACGTCAGCATTTGGCCCGTTATTTACCGGTTTATGCACTACCCCGCCGTTATCATTTTTCTGATCAGCCACTGGCAAAAAACAACAACGGTAAGCTATGTCGTCGCACTGTGGCTAATACGCATTGCCAGCTTAATAACTAACTTAACGGGTGCGGAATTTCGCCGTGCCTTTTCATCTATGGAGAGAGTGAAATGAATGTAAAAGCGATTATTGCCAGTTTTCTGAGTGAGGAATTTGCACCCGATATTAAGGCTGAGGAATTTGATGCCAGCATGAATTTAGTCGATTTCGGCATCATTGACAGTCTGGGAGTACTCAAGCTGGTTGCCTGGCTGGAAAGTGACTTTGGCATTGTCGTACAGCCGGAAGAGTTGAATGTTGAACAGTTCAGTTCGCTGGCTGCGATTGCTGAGTTTGTCGATTGCAAATTGGCGGCCAATATCTGAAGTGCACTGATTGACAACAAGGAGGAGGAGATAGTGACCCAGGATACTTTTCTCAGGGCCTTGATTCGTCAGGAACATCTGAGTGTGGAACAGATGGTCGAATTTTGGCGGCAGGTTGACCATGGAGATCAATCCCCGCAAGGCATACTGGCGGTGTTGAGCATTCTTTCCAGTCGTCCGGCGGAAATTGATGTGGCGTTCTCTTTCCTGCGTTATCTGCAACTGGCTTATCCCAAAACGTCTCTTCAGGCCGCCCATGATGCAGTCAATATCGTTGGTACTGGTGGCGGTATCAGCACGTTCAATATTTCCACTACCGCTGCATTTGTAGTTGCGGCGGCGGGGGGACGAGTGCTGAAAAGTGGGTCTCGCGCTTATAGCAGCCTGACAGGATCTCAGGATGTGCTGGAACGATTAGGCATCAGGATCCCCGCTAATGATGATGTGCTGAGTGAAATGTTGCACACGCTGGGTATAGGCTTTGCCCCGGTAGGGCGTTATCCGGCACTTTGCCGGTGACTGGCATTAGCGTGTCAGCCGTTGCCATTCAGCCTGGTGGGGCAGCTGGTAAATCGTTTGGGGCCATTACTTTGTCCTTTTGAGTTAAAGGGACAGTTGGTCGGCGTATCTGATACCGGGTTGTTGCAGACCCTGGCTTGCACTGCGCACCAGTTAGGGCTGAAAAACTACCTTTTCACCCACGCCTCTGTTGGTGCAGACGAGATGTTACCGTTTGGTACCAACCAATGCTGGTGGGTTGGCGAGCGCAGTGATCGCCAATGGAATGAAGTGGTCGATAGTGTCGGCACGCCAGCAGTCAAAGGTGACCTGAGCCGGTTAAGAGGGGGCAACGCGGCAGAAAATGCACAACGTCTGCAGCGTGTGTTAGCGGCGGATGACTGTGCTGAGGCGATCGATGCGGTGACGCTGAATGCAGGGGCCGCCTTGCTGGTTGCTGGTCAGGTGACTTCGGTACGACAGGGCGTCGCGCTGGCTAAAGAGGCATTGTTCAGCGGTGCCGCACTGAATGTTTTGCGGCGAACCCAGGCCTTTTGTCGTCAGTTAAGGGTATCTGCAGCATGAGCGCGTTCATCCAGGCTCTACGTACTGCAGCAGTGCCACTGATAGCCGAAATAAAACCTTTTTCGCCCGAGTACGGTGATTTGCTGCGTGGCAGAAATCCTTCGGATATCGCTCGCAGTTATGTTTCTCAGGGGGTTTCTTGTCTCTCTGTCACCACCGGGCGTTGGCATCACGGCACACTCCGTATGTTACAGGAAATCGCTCATGACGTTGCTGTACCGGTATTACGCAAAGACTTCATTACGCGCCGTACGCAGCTGGCCGAGAGTCGTGATGCCGGCGCTGCAGCGGTATTACTCAGTGCTCAGTTGTTACGGCGTCAGGAGCTTTCAGGATTGGTCACACAGGCTCTTGAGATGGGACTGACACCATTCATTGAGGCTGATAACGCGAGGCAATTAACAGGATTGCAGTTGCCTGCAGAGAGTGTTTTGGCGATTTGTAACCGTGATATCCGCCAGCAGGAAAAAGATGATGGTTCAGTGAATCGCAGCCTTTCCCTCTATCAACTGGCCCGAGACTGCGGAGCCGGACTGTTGGTAAGCGCCAGCGCAATGCGACAACCAGAGGACGTATTACAGGCGTGGCAAGCAGGTTTTGATGCGATGCTGATCGGCACCGCTTTATTAGTTCATGAGCCAGTTGAACAAACGCTGGCATCGTTTATTCAGATCTTGACTCTTGATAAAAAGGCTTTTATATCAAGCAGATAAACAAATGTGTAGTAGGTTTACTGGTGGCGACAAGCTTGAGCGTGCAGGCAGATGAATTTTCGCTCGGGGCAGCTGCGTTAATGACATCAAATCCTTATGTTGGCAGCAAAGATCAGGTATTCCCGGTACCTGTGCTGGGTTATGAAGGGGAAATCGGTTATTTTCGCGGGCTGACGGGCGGCATCTATTTGTGGAACGACGAAGTGAATACCTTGTCAATCAACGCTTATTATCTGCCGATGTATTTTAAACCAGCGGACAGCGATGTTAATGCAATGAAGCGCCTGGATAAAAGACGTTCCACGCTGATGGCCGGGGTAGGGTACCGCTATAAAAATCCGTTTTGGGACAGCTTCGTTTTGAAATGTCCGGTGATACGCTCGATAACAACGACGGTCTCCTGGGTGACATGACCTATCTGTATCCCATCGTAGCGGGTGACTGGCGGATAACACCCGGCGCTGGCGTGACATGGGCCAGTCGTAATTACAACCAGTATTATTATGGCATCAGCGCTCATGAGTCTGGCCGCAGCGGGTTTGCACAATATCAACCCGGTAGCAGCTGGACGCCTTATCTGGAGTTAACGGTCAACTATCGTTTCAACAGTAACTGGCGTGGTTTTTTCTCAGCGCGGGGAATGGCTCTTTCCAGCGAGGTAAAAGACAGCCCTATGGTCAGCGATAATTATTCAGGTCTGTTGATGACGGGGGTCAGTTACGTCTTTTAAACCTTCCTCTCTTCCTGATCTGGATTGATAATTTTCCCGGCAGTATTTTTGGCCGGGAAAACAGCGAAATGATGTTGATAATCACCGAAAAGAGAAACGCCAGCAGAGTGAATTCTGGCAAACGTTGCCCATAATAACGTGGGCCTGAGTCGCACACTTTGTCTGTTTGCGTAACATCCGGTACTGCCACCCCGATCATTAATCAAATTAATCAGGCCCTGTTCAGCATTTGTCCGGAATCTTCTCTGTTTAACGAGATTCGGCCTGGCCACAGTCAAAACCAGTTTTAGCAGTATTTCAGGTATCATTCAGAATCGTGGCAGTGTCCGAAATCATCGTCAGCGACTTACATGCTCCGCGGTTTATCCCTGTTTGTATTAGTCCGGTTAGCCTCCACAGGCCATGGTCTGATTGCTGGGTTGATATGTTTGGGTGGCAGAAAAAAAAGAACCCCACGTAAACGCGGGGCTTATAATGAGTCTGAAAGGCCGCGAACGACCTTCAGAATTAAGCTGAAA is a window from the Erwinia sp. genome containing:
- a CDS encoding hypothetical protein (ID:JIFNMEKO_00547;~source:Prodigal:2.6), with protein sequence MNLLRLFTTLAIGLCCLIAQADDDVPVLPSSALEAAEAQAAHALGPFNLELKGQGMSDWRQADKAIISGRIAARLYGQGNISGPFGVEVNTRLRTQVNSREHYQAEKNIRLDVQSLALSYTPSPAWRWLAGRANIRNGVASGFNPTDWFKNNSQVIYESLDTADRRKDRLGSVALVGVWLDTSSVLSFGYRPNLHARPDTLASNSDVAGLGLERTNNQDAVFIKYAPSPASWNNLSMTVSSLYQTRQPSLGSELSLALLDNLVLYSEWFGQRRQSLTDEATQNHQPAWRLYNQLASGFTWSLPESMASNEDISLSVEYHFNEAGIRQKQLNTWRQAIAEGNQPARRIALLANIRQEPLAEQQLFGRIAWNNFWGERDLSFITAATPMDGSGFSQLTLSSPITPALRLELQGYHYFGDNNTLYGSAGRKDGFMLSLIYTL
- a CDS encoding hypothetical protein (ID:JIFNMEKO_00548;~source:Prodigal:2.6) gives rise to the protein MLKLILKPWRLTCTLALFAALSVHADQAQDILKRSDLIRNPQTSFVVTVSLKQYDNNKLTDQNRVTTHSRQNASGQFLTIIHIDEPASDRGKLLLRNDNILWFYDPKSKASVRMSPRQRLLGNASNGDVITSNFTLDYAAVLAGEETVTDGDRAARPAWKLQLSAINDFAPYKQVELWVDKANDRPLKGKFYGNSGKLLKVAWYRNW
- the ytrF gene encoding ABC transporter permease YtrF (ID:JIFNMEKO_00549;~source:Prodigal:2.6), coding for MIQEQGQLQIYQQGYLKYGAADPDNYTINNYQAVTALLLGDPELKKQISVITPQISLAGIAGVVSTDNSKTFLGRGVIPQDVDKMRLWDGWHVNVSTPPTGLKPEQHDGAIVGVGMARLLGLCKPLNIPACEDPPLLKKVVSTEQMDISALMTREDKEQLSQQTDSDKGAQVNLLAASTEGAPNIVSVYVNQAQPQAQRALDNAFVMMHFDLARELLYSQQPRATVMMVQLNDPNQVEQVKQQIQQALNDSGMQLEVFRFNEVDPSFDRIFAMFTIIFGVVSLFLAIVIIFTITNTINLTVMERVGEIGTIRAMGFRRSFIMRMFMAESALMGLFGVLTALGLTLIISMIINSMNISWTPPSNATPITINLMILENPQLALGIMLFLFTLSVIAAIWPTYKASRMNIISAIHHV
- a CDS encoding hypothetical protein (ID:JIFNMEKO_00550;~source:Prodigal:2.6), translating into MIWSIALRNLLKNGRRSVITITSIGIGGLAMMLFGGFVTSIYFGV
- the yknY gene encoding putative ABC transporter ATP-binding protein YknY (ID:JIFNMEKO_00551;~source:Prodigal:2.6); translated protein: MSPVNTSSVTTATHLPRWANDGNIALFDAVVKKYNMDGYQFTAINKAECAIPKGEITFFYGPSGSGKSTFLNMLGMLDKPDEGKITILGQDVLAMNDNQAADFRSRHIGFIFQSFNLIPVLSVRENVEFPLLRHKLSRQERREKAEYYLESVGLKDYINRRLGEISGGQRQRVAIARALVTTPALVIADEPTANLDSATSDEIIHLMLDMRRQFDTSFVICTHNENLLSESGRLIHIVDGKLQDIGGLQ
- a CDS encoding hypothetical protein (ID:JIFNMEKO_00552;~source:Prodigal:2.6), whose product is MMESIVITGATTHLQQQTCQQNAAGSVGKSITFPYTDTVERKRQTPASNMLLHLCQQLFLQTGVEDAAMFGAQTGLVSGAYYGCMSITQGILTALRQKGPRGVDAIEFAKSTHSFPLSAASIEFALLGPAAAVVSGELASLEALIMARDWLLAGRCQRVIVVGYEYLSPLLHTHLPHIGGDADYSDNMSVALLETKASALSRGAPVLAELIRLRRFSGPLANMARQWGTAIQQIELGNEACRFLSASTLQADAVTLEQAVAENCKSSQLALRSEMQRFLGATTVMQLVASLNAPTACEWVLNSFAPGGGGMIHLRKETL
- a CDS encoding hypothetical protein (ID:JIFNMEKO_00553;~source:Prodigal:2.6), which codes for MKQKINQRTVAVTGMGTLTREAIGLSALWLHLLEGGALPKKPTHFNGSVFRSQHTYSVDPQALWQQALSSSWPANAALYQRLPCAGYGWLAAREAMQQAGIDDALALSMGLSFATTSGGTMDSFAAS
- the fabF_1 gene encoding 3-oxoacyl-[acyl-carrier-protein] synthase 2 (ID:JIFNMEKO_00554;~source:Prodigal:2.6) yields the protein MSVFSCACISSVAAFSHAFERIRQGDVPLMLAGGCDQIREADFAGFNALRAISPDACRPFDSQRKGMVMGDGAAMMVLEDLEHALARGARPLAIFRSCGLASDGHHLTAPIPDGLVRAMRQALGSVDDEIPGYINCHGTGTQANDHSELQAMQQIFGEQAGRLTISSTKSGTGHLLGSAGALEAVLSVKILLEQRVPPMSTCLSPIAEMNFRMPDTTDSLSLNTNMVMSNSLGFGGLNGSLIFARYQGQSPQP
- the pigA gene encoding Flavoprotein desaturase PigA (ID:JIFNMEKO_00555;~source:Prodigal:2.6), yielding MTMTEEQFTALLTGIEAWIAPINQGWLKDDLQGEFGRHRWELLQACGLTGLLNSQQAGGLGMNAPQVARFMAHLGEHCLDGGLTFALCTHLCSTSLPLERFGSAALCEKLLPDVMAGKRIGAHAITEAGSGSDAFAMATSAQREAGGWRLNGTKIFVSNGPIADQVVIYASTDRQRGTLGGFSAFLVDVHTAGIVVGPAAHKMGLKTSPLSDIYLTDVFVDDARLLGKEGMGFAILDFVMKWEVLCVFACQAGEMRRRLAQCLKQAKTRTQFGQPVGKNQAVALRLVNMHLQVETAQYWLTRAAEALHSGKNIAGEIAAAKLVISESNVATALDAVTLFGGSGYMAKMGIEKQLRDAVGGVIYSGTSDIQRNRLATMLGL
- a CDS encoding hypothetical protein (ID:JIFNMEKO_00556;~source:Prodigal:2.6), which codes for MSQILPQQIADWVMNARDPQATAVIFGEETCSYRQLAEGAALLASTLPPLTADNPYCVLVVKKGLLHCRP